A stretch of Spirosoma oryzicola DNA encodes these proteins:
- a CDS encoding T9SS type A sorting domain-containing protein: MKTIIKSLFFALSVSVLTSFAALAEGNPERPAAAASFKSGVYTTTQGKLSIALDKQTGGTVDVRLKNSEGAIVYSKRLSKNESTCRMRLDMSELPDGAYQLEITNGVEMTKQNVTLSTKKPTMPSRLVAVN, translated from the coding sequence ATGAAAACGATCATCAAATCCCTGTTCTTTGCTCTTTCAGTAAGTGTACTTACTTCATTCGCAGCCCTGGCCGAAGGTAACCCTGAACGTCCCGCAGCCGCAGCCTCGTTTAAATCCGGTGTGTACACCACAACGCAGGGTAAACTAAGCATCGCACTCGATAAGCAGACGGGGGGCACCGTCGATGTTCGGTTGAAAAACTCGGAAGGTGCAATTGTGTACAGTAAGCGCCTGAGCAAGAACGAAAGTACGTGCCGAATGCGCCTGGACATGAGTGAGTTACCGGATGGTGCTTACCAGTTGGAAATTACCAATGGCGTAGAGATGACGAAGCAGAACGTAACGCTATCAACTAAAAAACCAACCATGCCTAGTCGTCTGGTAGCCGTTAATTAA
- a CDS encoding response regulator transcription factor, whose amino-acid sequence MRVLIVEDEWEVASLIETGLEDCGFMADIAGDAKEAQQRLAENEYDIVVLDVNLPVISGFDLCRMIRNRFDTLPILMLTALGNTDSKLNGFDAGADDYLVKPFEFRELVARLRALTRRNSAQSTEATVLRIADLEFNQQSKTVKRGNQKILLTARELTLLEFFLKNQNRALTRNEIIEQVWDLNFDTGTNVVDVYVNYLRKKIDKDFVPKLIHTISGIGYIMQASDD is encoded by the coding sequence ATGCGAGTTTTAATCGTTGAAGATGAATGGGAAGTGGCATCGCTCATCGAAACGGGTTTGGAAGATTGTGGCTTTATGGCCGACATTGCCGGCGACGCTAAAGAAGCACAACAACGACTGGCTGAAAACGAATACGATATTGTGGTACTTGACGTGAATTTGCCCGTAATCAGCGGGTTTGATTTATGCCGAATGATTCGCAATCGATTTGATACATTACCGATTCTAATGCTGACTGCGCTGGGCAACACGGACAGTAAACTGAACGGATTCGACGCGGGGGCGGATGATTACCTGGTAAAACCGTTCGAGTTTCGGGAGTTGGTTGCCCGGCTGCGGGCGCTTACCCGGCGCAACTCCGCCCAATCCACCGAAGCGACCGTTCTCCGCATTGCCGATCTTGAATTCAATCAGCAGAGTAAAACCGTAAAGCGTGGTAATCAGAAAATTCTGCTGACAGCGCGTGAACTGACGTTGCTCGAATTTTTTCTCAAAAATCAGAACCGGGCGCTTACCCGAAACGAAATCATCGAGCAGGTCTGGGACCTTAACTTCGATACGGGGACCAATGTCGTTGATGTGTACGTCAATTACCTGCGGAAGAAAATAGACAAGGATTTCGTGCCGAAACTGATTCATACAATCAGCGGAATTGGCTACATCATGCAGGCTTCTGACGACTAA
- a CDS encoding KUP/HAK/KT family potassium transporter, translated as MNSASLPSAHSHLNKVSLQGLLISIGIVFGDIGTSPLYTYKAIFGERILTENLVLGSFSAVFWTLTFQTTLKYVIITLNADNNGEGGIFSLYTLVRRYTGRWMLYPAIVGGSFLLADGIITPPISVSSAIEGLLIYYPKLDTVPIVLAIIVLLFITQQFGTQWLGRLFGPIMVIWFAFIGIIGFLSLVQHPGVLRALNPWHVVTLLRDYPGGFWLLGGVFLCTTGAEALYSDMGHCGRGNIRVSWGFVKLMLLLSYAGQAAWLMQHLGKQLGPTSSFYEIVPPSLLIFAIGIATLATIIASQALISGSFTLIGEAIRLKLWPRQRVVYPTDFRGQLYIPQINWLLMAGCIGVVLHFRESKNMEAAFGLAVTLTMLMSTVLMNAYLRIKRVNPLLTLAITLLFLGIESSFLIANLIKFEEGGWISILLGLILITVMTLWHRGKELKHSFVQFEPLPPFLETLKELSNDTTVPKYATHLVYLTSSDSADQIETETIESILYRSPKRADVYWLLHVEVMDEPFTMRYKVETLADQDVYYIKFFLGFRIEPRLNLFFRLVVEDMVKDKEVEITSRYQSLSKKKLTGDFRFVVFKTFLSYENDLPLGQKLIMNSYFLIRRTALHEAPAYGLDTNNIVVEDVPLLFSIPKNIALIRERN; from the coding sequence ATGAACTCGGCTTCGCTACCTTCTGCCCATTCTCATCTCAATAAAGTTTCTTTACAAGGCTTACTAATTTCGATTGGTATCGTCTTCGGCGACATCGGCACATCGCCCCTCTACACCTACAAAGCCATCTTCGGCGAACGCATCCTGACGGAAAATCTAGTCCTTGGCTCGTTCTCCGCTGTTTTCTGGACACTAACGTTTCAGACTACGCTTAAGTACGTGATCATCACCCTCAATGCCGACAACAATGGCGAGGGCGGTATTTTCTCGCTGTATACCCTCGTGCGCCGATACACGGGACGGTGGATGCTTTATCCAGCAATTGTCGGTGGCAGCTTTCTCCTTGCTGATGGCATCATTACGCCCCCCATTTCCGTATCATCGGCCATCGAAGGCTTGCTGATTTATTATCCCAAACTCGACACCGTTCCGATTGTACTCGCGATCATCGTTCTGCTGTTTATTACGCAACAGTTTGGCACGCAATGGCTTGGCCGATTATTTGGCCCAATCATGGTTATCTGGTTTGCCTTTATCGGTATTATTGGATTCTTATCGCTGGTGCAGCATCCGGGGGTGCTACGTGCCCTGAATCCCTGGCATGTTGTTACCTTGCTGCGCGACTACCCCGGAGGATTCTGGCTGTTGGGTGGTGTTTTCCTTTGCACGACCGGAGCCGAAGCACTCTATTCGGACATGGGACACTGCGGTCGGGGTAATATCCGGGTTAGTTGGGGCTTTGTGAAACTGATGCTTCTGCTGTCATACGCCGGGCAGGCAGCCTGGTTGATGCAGCATTTGGGGAAACAGCTCGGCCCGACGAGTTCTTTCTACGAAATTGTACCGCCCTCGTTGCTGATCTTTGCCATCGGCATTGCCACACTCGCCACCATTATTGCCAGCCAGGCGCTTATCAGTGGATCGTTTACGCTAATTGGCGAAGCAATACGGCTCAAGCTCTGGCCCCGTCAGCGCGTGGTCTACCCGACTGATTTCCGGGGGCAATTGTACATTCCACAGATCAACTGGCTTTTGATGGCGGGTTGTATCGGCGTGGTACTTCACTTTCGGGAGTCGAAAAATATGGAAGCTGCCTTCGGTCTGGCCGTAACGCTCACCATGCTCATGTCTACCGTGCTGATGAACGCTTACCTTCGCATAAAGCGCGTTAATCCGTTGCTGACCCTCGCCATAACCCTGCTCTTCCTGGGTATCGAAAGCTCGTTTCTGATCGCCAATCTGATCAAGTTCGAAGAAGGCGGCTGGATATCAATTCTCCTCGGGTTGATTCTTATTACGGTGATGACGCTCTGGCACCGGGGTAAAGAGCTCAAGCACAGCTTTGTTCAGTTCGAACCGCTACCTCCCTTCCTGGAAACGCTCAAAGAACTCAGTAACGACACAACCGTCCCGAAATACGCGACTCACCTTGTGTACCTGACCAGTTCTGATAGTGCCGACCAGATCGAAACTGAAACAATTGAGTCGATCTTGTACCGATCGCCCAAACGAGCCGATGTCTATTGGTTGTTGCACGTAGAGGTTATGGACGAGCCGTTTACCATGCGCTACAAAGTAGAAACGCTGGCCGATCAGGACGTGTACTACATCAAATTCTTCCTGGGATTCCGCATCGAACCGCGCCTGAATTTGTTTTTCCGGCTTGTTGTCGAGGATATGGTCAAAGACAAGGAAGTTGAAATTACCAGCCGCTACCAATCGTTGAGCAAAAAGAAATTAACGGGCGATTTCCGGTTCGTGGTCTTTAAGACGTTTCTTTCCTACGAAAACGACCTGCCCCTCGGCCAGAAGCTTATCATGAACAGTTATTTCCTGATCCGGCGGACGGCGTTGCACGAAGCGCCAGCGTATGGGCTGGATACGAACAACATCGTGGTAGAAGACGTACCGCTCCTTTTCTCCATTCCTAAAAATATTGCGCTGATCCGAGAACGCAATTAA
- a CDS encoding methionine aminotransferase: protein MNTIAGPGLVSKLPHVGTTIFTVMSKLAAENGAINLSQGFPGFDCSPELVAFAERYLRTGFNQYAPMTGVPALREALAQKTFELYNVAYDPDNEVTITSGATEAIFAAITAVVRPGDEVIVFEPAYDSYVPAIELNGGIPVYVSLTPPNYRVDWQAVSEKITDKTRLILVNTPHNPTGRVWTADDLQQLATLIQERDIWVVSDEVYEHILFDGRVHRSLMTHPLLQERTFVVGSFGKTFHITGWKIGYCLAPKELSAEFRKIHQYLTFSTVTPIQYALADYLKEPEHYLHLSDFYERKRDLFLDGLRQSRFQFQPAEGSFFQTVSYAAISDEPDYELAVRLTKEIGVASIPVSVFYQQKNDYRILRFCFAKDDAVLQEAAERLSKL, encoded by the coding sequence ATGAATACGATAGCCGGGCCAGGACTTGTCTCGAAGCTTCCCCACGTTGGTACGACCATCTTCACGGTCATGTCGAAGCTGGCAGCCGAAAACGGAGCCATCAACCTGTCACAGGGGTTTCCGGGGTTCGATTGCTCGCCCGAATTAGTGGCCTTCGCAGAACGGTACTTGCGAACTGGCTTCAACCAGTATGCGCCGATGACGGGTGTACCAGCCTTACGCGAAGCCCTTGCTCAGAAAACGTTCGAACTTTACAACGTTGCCTACGACCCTGACAATGAAGTAACTATCACATCAGGCGCGACGGAAGCTATTTTTGCGGCTATTACGGCGGTGGTCCGGCCTGGCGATGAAGTGATTGTGTTTGAACCTGCTTACGACAGCTACGTACCCGCCATCGAGCTGAACGGTGGGATTCCGGTTTACGTGTCATTGACACCACCCAACTATAGGGTTGACTGGCAGGCCGTAAGCGAGAAAATCACGGACAAAACCCGGCTGATTCTGGTTAACACACCCCACAATCCAACCGGGCGCGTCTGGACAGCGGACGATCTTCAGCAACTGGCTACTCTGATTCAGGAGCGCGACATTTGGGTAGTCAGTGACGAAGTGTATGAGCATATTCTCTTCGACGGTCGTGTTCATCGTTCGCTGATGACGCACCCTTTGCTACAGGAACGCACGTTTGTGGTCGGCTCGTTTGGTAAAACATTTCACATCACCGGCTGGAAAATTGGGTATTGTCTGGCCCCGAAGGAGTTAAGTGCCGAATTCCGAAAAATTCACCAGTATCTGACGTTTAGCACCGTTACACCGATTCAGTACGCACTGGCCGATTATTTGAAAGAGCCGGAACACTATCTGCACTTGTCGGACTTCTACGAGCGGAAGCGCGACTTATTTCTGGACGGTTTACGCCAGTCGCGTTTTCAGTTCCAACCGGCGGAAGGCAGCTTTTTTCAGACGGTTTCCTACGCTGCCATCAGCGATGAACCCGACTACGAGCTGGCGGTGCGACTGACCAAAGAAATTGGTGTAGCTTCCATCCCCGTGTCTGTTTTTTACCAGCAAAAGAACGACTACCGAATTTTACGATTCTGCTTCGCCAAAGACGATGCCGTATTGCAGGAAGCCGCCGAACGGCTCAGTAAGCTATAG
- a CDS encoding HAMP domain-containing sensor histidine kinase: MKIRARLSLTFVGIVAAILLLFSFVVYATAEYYRQRDFYLRLSDKAKTTARLLLDEDEITTRLLRVIEQNNLTALPEEQINVYGQDNRMLYATQDSAIVKPEVLTLIREKKEVFFREKRKEIIGFIHVHNKQEYILVASAHDQYGLEEMQHLGAIMVMGLLCSLALMGAAGWAYAGRSLRPISDVVQQVSRITASNLDQRVSAGNDHDELSQLAHTFNLMLDRVQEAFEMQRNFVSNASHELRTPLTIITGQIEVTLLKRRTVEEHEAKWKAVLEVIHRMNKLTNNLLDLTLVNLESTPLKFSEVSVDEVIYQASQMLANRQPDYSVVFSFAGQMETIQPSLTIAGNKSLLYSAFFNLMENGCKFSENKQVQVTLGANERWVTVVFKDEGVGILESDIKRIYEPFFRAENVKRIHGHGVGLPLTYRIIQLHRGQIEVTSEINRGTTFTVHLPKKF, translated from the coding sequence ATGAAAATACGCGCGCGTCTTTCGCTGACCTTCGTCGGTATAGTGGCTGCCATTCTTCTGCTTTTTTCGTTTGTCGTCTACGCTACCGCTGAGTATTACCGACAGCGGGATTTTTACTTAAGGCTCAGCGATAAGGCCAAAACGACGGCCCGCCTTCTCCTCGACGAAGACGAGATTACGACGCGGCTGTTGCGGGTTATCGAGCAGAACAACCTGACGGCGCTGCCCGAAGAGCAAATCAACGTGTACGGTCAGGATAACCGGATGCTCTACGCGACTCAGGATAGCGCCATTGTGAAGCCGGAAGTGTTGACGCTTATTCGCGAAAAGAAAGAGGTTTTCTTCCGGGAGAAGCGAAAAGAAATCATCGGGTTCATTCATGTGCACAACAAGCAGGAGTACATACTCGTAGCATCCGCTCACGATCAGTACGGATTGGAAGAAATGCAGCATTTGGGGGCCATTATGGTGATGGGGTTGCTGTGTAGTCTGGCCCTGATGGGTGCAGCGGGCTGGGCGTACGCGGGACGTTCGCTACGGCCTATCTCGGATGTGGTTCAGCAAGTTAGCCGGATTACAGCTTCCAATCTGGATCAACGGGTATCGGCGGGGAATGATCACGACGAATTATCGCAGTTGGCGCACACGTTTAATCTGATGCTCGACCGGGTTCAAGAAGCGTTTGAGATGCAGCGCAATTTCGTTTCAAACGCGTCTCATGAACTGCGAACTCCGCTGACCATCATTACCGGACAGATCGAAGTAACCTTACTGAAACGACGTACGGTTGAGGAGCACGAAGCCAAATGGAAAGCGGTGCTTGAGGTGATTCACCGGATGAATAAACTGACCAATAATTTGCTGGATCTGACGCTGGTGAATCTGGAATCGACCCCGTTGAAATTCAGCGAGGTATCCGTCGATGAGGTTATTTATCAGGCTTCGCAGATGCTGGCTAACCGCCAGCCCGATTACTCAGTCGTGTTCTCTTTTGCCGGACAGATGGAGACGATACAACCGTCGCTGACTATTGCGGGTAACAAGTCGCTGTTGTATTCGGCTTTTTTCAACCTGATGGAAAACGGGTGCAAGTTTTCCGAAAACAAGCAGGTGCAGGTCACGCTTGGTGCCAACGAGCGCTGGGTAACCGTGGTATTCAAAGACGAAGGCGTCGGCATCCTCGAATCAGACATCAAACGCATCTATGAGCCATTTTTCCGCGCCGAGAACGTAAAACGGATTCACGGACACGGAGTCGGCCTACCGCTGACCTACCGAATCATTCAGCTTCATCGCGGTCAGATCGAAGTGACATCCGAAATAAACCGGGGTACTACATTCACCGTTCACCTGCCCAAAAAGTTCTAA
- a CDS encoding SulP family inorganic anion transporter, protein METKKSFLQTIDFSNLQGDFRGGAISFLVAVPLCLGIALASGAPLFAGIIAGIVGGIVVGAFSRSAVSISGPEAGLIIVTLSAIQALGSFPAFLLATCLAGLIQIGLGFAKAGMISNFFPSSVIKGMLAGIGIILIIKQLPHLVGYDADAAEGFALFQPGNFNIIEQLRMALGQFRAVAILIAVLSLGIFFLWERPALRQRAFVKNVPAALVVVLLGIGINEFFRMGFPEWALRGNHLVQLPVPESAAAFLNLFTFPDFSQWNNPLVYTSAVSIALVASLEALLAIEASDELDPLKRKTPTNHELKAQGIGNLVSGLVGGIPLTSVIVRSSVSINAGARTKVAALVHGTLLLVCVVTLPTLLNKIPWASLAAILLVTGYKLARIEVVKGVFAQGMSKFIPFVVTVVAILLTDLLIGIGIGMVAGIFFILRDHYLNAHRVRTHWDSDKDKTRIYVRLGDHVSFLSKARLMKLLKGVPDNAIVEIDGTNSSYIDSDVVTAIQNFGGVAKQRNIQLIFRQEQRNDYPFSHSRADIAMEVIE, encoded by the coding sequence ATGGAGACAAAGAAGAGTTTTCTTCAAACAATAGATTTTAGTAATCTACAAGGTGATTTTCGGGGCGGAGCCATCTCATTCCTGGTGGCGGTGCCGCTGTGTCTGGGTATCGCGCTGGCGTCGGGCGCTCCACTTTTCGCGGGTATAATTGCCGGAATTGTCGGGGGCATCGTTGTCGGGGCTTTTAGTCGGTCGGCCGTCAGTATTTCAGGGCCAGAAGCCGGGTTGATCATCGTGACGCTCAGTGCAATTCAGGCATTGGGGTCCTTTCCGGCTTTTTTGCTGGCTACCTGTCTGGCCGGTCTGATTCAGATCGGATTAGGCTTCGCCAAAGCCGGGATGATTAGTAACTTTTTTCCGTCCTCGGTCATCAAGGGAATGCTGGCTGGGATTGGTATTATTTTGATTATAAAACAATTGCCACACCTGGTTGGCTACGATGCCGATGCGGCAGAAGGCTTTGCACTTTTTCAGCCCGGCAATTTCAATATTATTGAACAGTTGCGCATGGCACTCGGTCAGTTCCGGGCCGTAGCGATTCTGATTGCGGTGCTATCGCTGGGTATCTTCTTTTTGTGGGAGCGTCCGGCTCTTCGGCAACGGGCCTTTGTTAAAAACGTACCCGCTGCGTTGGTGGTAGTTTTGTTGGGTATCGGGATCAACGAGTTTTTTCGGATGGGCTTTCCCGAGTGGGCATTGCGGGGAAATCACCTCGTTCAGTTGCCGGTGCCCGAAAGCGCGGCTGCCTTCCTGAACTTATTCACGTTCCCTGATTTCTCGCAATGGAATAATCCGCTTGTATACACCTCGGCGGTATCTATCGCGTTGGTTGCTAGTCTGGAAGCCCTCCTGGCTATCGAAGCATCCGACGAACTGGACCCGCTAAAACGTAAAACACCGACGAATCATGAGTTGAAAGCACAGGGCATCGGTAATCTGGTTAGCGGCCTCGTTGGGGGGATACCGCTCACGTCGGTTATTGTGCGAAGTTCGGTTAGTATCAATGCGGGTGCTCGCACGAAAGTGGCCGCGCTGGTGCACGGTACATTGCTGCTGGTGTGCGTGGTAACGCTGCCTACGCTCCTGAATAAAATTCCCTGGGCAAGTCTGGCGGCTATTTTACTCGTTACGGGTTATAAACTGGCGCGGATCGAGGTCGTCAAAGGCGTTTTTGCCCAGGGTATGTCGAAATTCATTCCGTTCGTAGTGACGGTCGTTGCCATATTACTGACCGACCTGCTGATCGGTATCGGGATTGGTATGGTAGCAGGTATCTTTTTCATCCTGCGCGATCATTACCTCAACGCGCACCGGGTCCGGACGCATTGGGACAGCGACAAAGACAAAACGCGGATTTACGTACGGCTTGGTGATCACGTATCATTTCTTAGCAAAGCCCGACTGATGAAGTTGCTGAAAGGAGTACCCGACAATGCAATTGTTGAGATCGACGGAACGAACTCTTCGTACATCGACAGCGACGTTGTGACGGCTATTCAGAATTTCGGTGGTGTGGCTAAACAGCGAAACATTCAGCTTATTTTCCGGCAGGAACAGCGGAACGATTATCCGTTCAGCCATTCTCGTGCGGATATAGCAATGGAGGTAATTGAGTAA
- a CDS encoding efflux RND transporter periplasmic adaptor subunit codes for MKLYPLFFFIFLAIAGCKDKPKPVANSIPRPTVSPDGNRIAFPDTVMMRSFTTQPTRSETIRTDFAAPGHVAAMVLKSSENPAERLVLFDDPSLSNNYTAILQHRINIQTERGNLERVKDLQAHGAASGKEVIEAQTQLANEEAAIISDEATLKLAGFDPEELRRARPNTILVVCEIPENQFGAITKGLPCTLNFTSFPNERFAGRIDNVNDYVDNTTRQIKLRISVPNPDGRLKAGMFATVGFGVTEGKFMTVSRDAVVTVQGRDYVFVQTGQQAIERRAVQLGQQRNDRIVVLGGLRENESVVVVNTLQLKGLSFGY; via the coding sequence ATGAAGCTCTATCCCCTATTTTTCTTCATCTTTCTAGCAATCGCGGGCTGCAAGGATAAACCTAAACCAGTTGCTAACTCGATTCCGCGCCCCACGGTCAGTCCCGACGGCAACCGCATAGCGTTTCCGGATACGGTTATGATGCGCTCGTTCACGACACAACCGACCCGCTCAGAAACCATCCGGACCGACTTTGCGGCACCGGGACACGTAGCCGCGATGGTCCTGAAGTCGAGTGAAAACCCGGCAGAACGGCTCGTATTATTTGATGATCCGAGCCTGTCCAACAACTACACCGCCATTCTGCAACACCGGATCAATATCCAGACCGAGCGGGGTAACCTTGAACGGGTAAAAGATTTGCAGGCTCACGGTGCGGCATCGGGCAAAGAAGTGATCGAAGCCCAAACGCAACTCGCCAACGAAGAAGCGGCCATTATATCGGATGAAGCGACGCTTAAGTTAGCGGGTTTCGACCCCGAAGAGTTAAGACGCGCCCGACCCAACACGATTCTGGTGGTTTGCGAAATTCCGGAAAACCAGTTTGGCGCCATCACGAAAGGGCTGCCCTGTACGCTCAATTTCACATCGTTCCCCAACGAGCGGTTTGCGGGCCGTATCGATAACGTCAACGACTATGTCGATAACACGACCCGACAGATCAAGCTGCGCATTTCGGTACCCAACCCCGACGGACGGCTCAAGGCGGGCATGTTTGCCACGGTAGGCTTTGGCGTAACGGAAGGCAAGTTTATGACTGTCTCACGCGATGCCGTCGTGACGGTGCAGGGCCGCGATTACGTCTTTGTACAAACCGGTCAGCAGGCGATTGAACGTCGGGCAGTACAGCTCGGTCAGCAACGCAATGACCGGATCGTTGTTCTTGGCGGTTTACGCGAGAATGAGTCGGTTGTCGTCGTCAATACCCTACAATTGAAAGGCTTAAGTTTTGGCTATTAA
- a CDS encoding DUF1684 domain-containing protein, with protein sequence MKRTFLCSRWLTASLLLTLITASGFRLIVDDPAYRTRIDQWHQERVTSLKSENGWLNLAGLFWLEAGKNSLGRGTNFAVSFPEAGARVDLGALYLEKGEVRFVPPKEAEVSANGKAVTAPITIFSSDDNSITLAHGSLRWFIIKRGDKYGVRLRDLNSPYLSEFHGIDRFPVDESWRVNAKLEVPSVPKTIPILDVLGMTSQQALAGTLVFERAGKTYRLDAVGDGPKLFILFGDLTNAHQTYGSGRFLYVDKPGADGTTVLDFNQAINPPCAFTPYATCPLPPKQNKLALSVTAGEKRYGDH encoded by the coding sequence ATGAAACGTACTTTCCTTTGTTCACGCTGGCTGACGGCTTCATTATTACTGACGCTTATAACCGCTTCTGGTTTCCGACTGATAGTTGATGATCCAGCGTATCGCACCAGGATAGATCAATGGCACCAGGAGCGCGTAACCTCCTTGAAAAGTGAAAACGGCTGGCTTAATCTGGCGGGCTTGTTTTGGCTCGAAGCGGGAAAAAACTCGCTTGGTCGCGGCACTAACTTTGCAGTATCTTTCCCCGAAGCCGGCGCTCGCGTCGACCTGGGAGCGTTATATCTGGAGAAAGGCGAAGTTCGCTTCGTACCACCCAAAGAAGCTGAAGTTTCCGCAAATGGCAAGGCCGTGACGGCCCCCATTACAATTTTCAGTTCCGATGACAACTCTATAACGTTAGCACACGGATCGCTGCGGTGGTTTATCATCAAACGGGGCGATAAATACGGTGTGCGGCTACGCGATCTGAACAGCCCATACCTGAGCGAGTTTCACGGTATCGACCGCTTTCCGGTGGATGAAAGCTGGCGGGTGAATGCCAAACTCGAAGTTCCATCCGTCCCCAAAACGATTCCTATTCTGGACGTTCTTGGAATGACGTCGCAGCAAGCGCTGGCGGGTACGCTTGTTTTTGAGCGAGCAGGAAAGACCTACCGGCTCGACGCAGTCGGCGACGGACCCAAGCTGTTCATCTTGTTTGGCGACTTGACCAACGCGCATCAAACCTACGGTTCCGGTCGTTTTCTGTATGTTGATAAGCCCGGTGCCGACGGCACGACTGTACTTGATTTCAACCAGGCGATCAATCCGCCCTGCGCCTTTACCCCCTACGCCACTTGTCCGTTGCCACCCAAGCAAAATAAATTGGCTCTATCGGTTACCGCCGGAGAAAAGCGTTACGGTGATCACTGA
- a CDS encoding TolC family protein, giving the protein MLPKNVIHCLLWLSFLSVAASAQTPLTLRQALQQVRTNSPALRVERLNINAAQADQVTANLRPNPVLNNQTLIQLTPTPGAEAVGPFSRQRRQFWLQATKEFDIHNKRLYRSRFAEANTALATRSVDETERNLLFDAANRFLDAWYARIQLSLLQRAKSNVDTLVQLNKVRLKNLVISNTDLTRTQLISDQYDLQTRTAQQELRNRLNELRLILGTTDSVSVAMNDSIVSATVFNPLKLYPTVIASADSLLHLATTTRSDVRVAEANLETARRNVDLQQVLAKPRNEAGFIWNPQNAIPYAGVFITLELPVYSRNQGEIQKSRVLQEQAGQQAAFVQARIQAEVQTAYQSFMTSRQNVDRYTGIRRDADQVLASVRYAYLRGATTLIDLLQAQTAWFDTQTAYYETLYTYRQNYVRLLYATGQINSY; this is encoded by the coding sequence ATGCTTCCAAAAAACGTTATCCATTGTCTGTTGTGGCTGAGTTTCCTAAGCGTAGCAGCTTCGGCTCAGACGCCTTTGACGTTACGCCAGGCTCTACAGCAAGTTCGTACGAACAGCCCAGCCTTGCGCGTTGAGCGGCTAAATATCAATGCGGCTCAGGCCGACCAGGTAACGGCCAATCTGCGTCCTAACCCAGTTCTGAACAACCAGACCCTGATTCAACTCACGCCAACGCCCGGCGCTGAAGCGGTAGGACCGTTTAGTCGGCAACGACGGCAGTTCTGGCTTCAGGCTACCAAAGAGTTTGATATTCACAACAAGCGTCTCTATCGAAGCCGTTTTGCCGAAGCCAATACCGCCTTGGCAACCCGGAGCGTGGACGAAACCGAACGTAATCTGCTCTTCGATGCGGCCAACCGCTTTCTGGACGCCTGGTACGCCCGTATTCAGCTTTCGCTGTTGCAACGCGCTAAGTCAAACGTCGATACGCTTGTTCAGTTAAATAAGGTGCGGCTGAAAAATCTGGTTATCAGCAATACGGATCTGACCCGTACACAACTGATTTCGGATCAATATGACCTTCAGACTCGTACCGCCCAGCAGGAACTCCGTAACCGCCTGAACGAACTGAGGCTGATCTTGGGAACAACCGACAGCGTCAGCGTGGCGATGAATGATTCTATTGTCAGCGCAACCGTTTTTAATCCGCTTAAGCTCTACCCGACGGTGATCGCGAGCGCTGATAGTCTGCTCCACCTGGCGACTACTACGCGCTCGGACGTGAGAGTAGCGGAAGCCAATCTCGAAACGGCCCGGCGCAACGTGGATTTACAGCAAGTGCTGGCGAAGCCCCGCAACGAAGCGGGTTTTATCTGGAACCCGCAAAATGCAATACCCTACGCCGGTGTTTTCATTACGCTGGAACTACCGGTGTACAGCCGAAATCAGGGTGAGATTCAGAAGTCGCGAGTGTTGCAGGAGCAGGCCGGTCAGCAAGCCGCTTTTGTTCAGGCTCGCATCCAGGCGGAAGTGCAAACAGCTTACCAGTCTTTTATGACCAGCCGCCAGAACGTTGATCGCTATACCGGCATCCGGCGCGACGCCGATCAGGTGCTGGCTTCGGTGCGCTACGCGTATCTGCGGGGAGCAACTACCTTGATTGACTTGCTGCAAGCGCAAACGGCCTGGTTCGACACGCAAACCGCTTACTACGAAACGCTCTACACCTACCGTCAAAATTACGTTCGATTGCTGTATGCAACCGGCCAGATCAACTCGTACTGA